The genomic interval GCTTTGGGTCAAATTAGGAAGTGTCCGGACCCATGTCCCTTCCAGTGTTTTATCTCCAAGCTTAGCTCGAATCTCGGTTTCATATAGAGGTGTTCTGAAAAAAACCGAATCACCCTCAATCTGTAATTCATTGATATTAAGGCGCTCCTCACCATTTATGAAAGCGATTTGTTTGGTGCCGGCCGAGTCATAAACCTCAAAATTAAAAGGGATTTCAATTGTCGAATCCGTCTGAAAAGTTCCTCTCCAGATTCCGTTATCCAGCTGAGCAGGTTTACGGCCACACCCAGCAATTAATATACATATGAAAACACAAACGATTGGGAATCTATATCTCATCACAGTTTTTTTCGGTAAATATAGTTATTTAAGTATTTCCCGCGCAATAACCAGGCGCTGAATTTCAGACGTGCCTTCATATATTTGAGTAATTTTGGCATCTCGCATGAGCCGTTCAACGTGGTATTCTTTAACATAACCATAACCTCCGTGAATCTGCACTGCGTCTACCGTAACCTTCATCGCAACCTCCGATGCTTTCAGTTTAGCCATGGAAGCAGCCTCGGTATATGGCTGACCTTGATCTTTCAACCAAGCTGCCTTCAAACACAATAAACGAGCAGCCTCGATCTCCATAGCCATATCCGCTAACTTAAAGCTGATGGCCTGCAGGCTCGCAATAGGCTTACCGAAAGCAATTCGCTCTTTGGCATATTGTAACGCCAGTTCGTAGGCACCCGATGCGATACCCAATGCTTGGGCTGCGATACCAATCCTCCCGCCTTCCAGTGTTTTCATGGCAAACTTAAATCCAAAACCATCATCTCCGATCCGGTTCTCTTTTGGAACTATAACGTTGTCAAAATGTAATGAATGGGTGTCAGACCCGCGAATACCCATTTTATTTTCTTTGGGGCCGATCGTAAAACCAGGCATATCCTTTTCAACGATTAAAACATTAATCCCCTTTGATCCTCGCTCTGGAT from Pedobacter indicus carries:
- a CDS encoding acyl-CoA dehydrogenase — encoded protein: MMFELTEEQKMVRDAARDFAQTELKPGVIDRDENQLFPAEQIKKLGELGFLGMMVDPQYNGSGLDTVSYVLVMEELSKIDASASVVVSVNNSLVCYGLQTYGTAEQKEKYLKPLAAGEVIGAFCLSEPEAGSDASSQHTTAEDKGDHYLLNGTKNWITNGSSASVYLVIAQTHPERGSKGINVLIVEKDMPGFTIGPKENKMGIRGSDTHSLHFDNVIVPKENRIGDDGFGFKFAMKTLEGGRIGIAAQALGIASGAYELALQYAKERIAFGKPIASLQAISFKLADMAMEIEAARLLCLKAAWLKDQGQPYTEAASMAKLKASEVAMKVTVDAVQIHGGYGYVKEYHVERLMRDAKITQIYEGTSEIQRLVIAREILK